One stretch of Psilocybe cubensis strain MGC-MH-2018 chromosome 6, whole genome shotgun sequence DNA includes these proteins:
- a CDS encoding Protein rad9, producing MSNNQPWYPQDDYQYTQPNGRQRLPDQRSSSFQNAAPDAVHTGQRLLAVYPPASATPTHHVSRHISNMTLTNAPTFPQPNLYNNYNTNYPPSNPAPYSDYDQQLRYLSSSQMMVDDSGYWDHNRNEAVRMLNGQTASSYNAHYTDNTQWTTQNPPSSFQTTPFAQSVFQRTTPSTAYPTPPPPPINPASSSLAYALGVPPVQSHPQAQTQTHITPPQPKVYQATESHAFYEDFLERKALQANPPLTNQANPPQIIQANPPQTMIAPVPRQEQIRPSTPPPSKPLVPDSSPDPLSLQYSVSPKAMTASVTPMKRKPIVLIESPSIKRLQALKESNHTSSQPKTPQAPRTSAPPTPSSRASSFSNMSTTSSNNVTPTHKRIVNLAYVAVPPSPWLTPTSSRKPSVKTDSVRSKVTFGDTPDLGGYGSEDDGPSSPTKRFLNDSVKSSARRTGDRDERGPLEKFTSLIEDVFEAEDTLPSELEASDLNHEFFSQLSNDCTRPCLSSSIIRKLTKYIGHVARPTKRLRQAANGVLGTPRGKGRMTDVDTQILSRLLKILERSVKAGEDIDPFAYRAPPVSAKSSPKKQSTKKVSKPKKNERASRSLTPKGADEEEDVVMEDPKATPAIELSEDDFDKLTNLLEIARDSILAADCCIALLGSDRLTKQLYSEELITACLNTIKNQLTKILYAFVEASAESGPSLNSNPLLMNIVKNTTSSASSHRRQLGELFQALSAVIPRINNLINTETVAMSDSIIIQAVYIAIGPFFVVDVGGEADAKGKKENVIIKTLGKSAMRGLRLDALALIRSIFANHEDQRSWIIEEILTSLIKLNDTKQKAGQFRLRDGRAIRTVSALLMQLVQTSAHDVRIEAKKINKSRQNKFALRRQESFSESQQPPDEPFLDEIDQEELRLYGSGLDSATKAAKTIIVFLTQRSGKGKATKNSNEAEYRAIFDNLIDDLLVVLFWPEWPAASIILSIASKFMVSSLDDVKTSSQTDSNAAKTMALDHLGVIAARIRTSILKVQREPPSKKPLKPLDEIVSNVDLKNLNRFLEAHKSVASHVCKRSSEDQAYDSARELSAATLGQELAAALKQVHRWLESPGEDDDLNIKDHSKLAAFGDRLKLALREVWVDPSSDVFDVGSAEEVQRVDSLSEEIGTIQSLRNSFNPILSIIVMALDAPAIFMRTKALRALGQIVTSDASILANANVRRGIESHLLDSSPAVRDAAVELIGKYMIESPEVAGEYYQKIADRMADTGLSVRKRVIKLLKSYYPITTDQRRIEIATRMVLRLMDEDDTVKDLAIKTIEELWFPPTPLPSALKSSRTATAPINPRDNSALESKVSVIMGTSANFKDRQSPLEDVLHKIMVDKEGNEKTSLHARYAEICESLIDGLVDASDRPGFTVINCIRTVYLLTSAYPSILSGTSASTLLPYLKNATTTEELTTSDYLLKIFRVSIPRMPKTATKFGHELQAALQPMIIKPSGAGGVQLLQEAVGCMCTVVEHLTHDFVRLVNLLKSCNARLLQSVRRPAQELGPAEHRAMVILILIVALLAENCKFDTLRKENTNLGADLDTISKGPITEHIYNILLSLYEKYESDSLRGRVLQCLGFLFRAQPTLMTMERSTRIMDVIFMSSEEEEKGRMLKIIQDFLVSEAAKHDAQEKESTNANNSKSEVDMGELVGNTEGFADSGVSAAIVQRYLEHILEACLSTHNQIQSVAVDVLTFTVKQGLAHPLQAFPIIVALETSPISSISNRASALHTILHAKFPTIVNSRYTVSARKSFDYQKKITTGVVHGFRMQPTPIALLQRWYTHVREKRPVRQEFLKALVKIFQENPNYESSQDDVSYTRYMAENFATFDYKTLEEVLTVIKYLTSVLSTTGMQLLEIISPSHLLTHLHGSSSQPIATNPSEPPPTPDATSTEIPPPTVQADAKEYDRVPLMRTSVIIAIAMLLKAHLKALYSLSEDKCNKFVIGKKSAIGDRPATKRHDVPVSWDRLTYATTPLLTTEDADIQRVRFLEIWNADGLTAEPEDEEFL from the exons ATGAGCAACAACCAACCCTGGTATCCCCAGGATGACTACCAATATACGCAACCAAATGGCCGCCAGCGTCTGCCAGATCAGCGCTCTTCCAGTTTCCAAAACGCGGCCCCGGATGCAGTTCACACTGGTCAGAGACTTTTGGCCGTATATCCACCGGCGTCCGCAACGCCTACACATCACG TGTCAAGACATATCAGCAACATGACATTGACGAATGCCCCTACATTTCCCCAGCCCAACCTCTATAACAATTACAACACAAACTATCCGCCATCGAACCCGGCTCCATATTCAGACTATGACCAGCAGTTACGGTATCTGTCGTCTTCGCAGATGATGGTCGATGATTCTGGTTATTGGGATCACAATCGAAATGAGGCTGTTCGCATGTTGAATGGACAAACTGCTTC CTCGTATAATGCTCACTACACGGATAATACGCAATGGACTACACAGAATCCTCCCTCCTCATTTCAGACCACGCCTTTCGCACAATCTGTCTTCCAACGTACTACTCCCAGCACCGCCTACCCGACGCCTCCGCCCCCACCCATCAATCCTGCATCATCTTCTCTGGCGTACGCGCTAGGTGTTCCTCCAGTACAATCTCATCCACAggcgcagacgcagacgcatATAACCCCACCACAGCCCAAAGTATATCAAGCCACGGAGTCACATGCATTTTACGAGGACTTTCTCGAGCGCAAAGCCTTGCAAGCCAATCCGCCACTGACTAACCAAGCCAATCCGCCACAGATTATCCAAGCCAATCCGCCACAGACTATGATAGCCCCCGTTCCTCGTCAAGAACAAATCCGACCGTCTACTCCTCCACCTTCGAAGCCTTTAGTTCCTGACTCCAGTCCAGATCCTCTTTCCCTGCAGTACAGCGTTTCTCCCAAGGCAATGACAGCTTCGGTGACCCCCATGAAGCGTAAACCAATTGTTTTGATAGAATCTCCCTCTATTAAACGTCTACAAGCATTAAAAGAGTCCAACCACACTTCCAGCCAGCCGAAGACTCCTCAAGCGCCAAGGACATCAGCCCCTCCTACCCCGAGCTCGAGGGCCAGTTCTTTTTCTAATATGTCAACCACGTCCTCAAACAACGTAACTCCAACGCACAAGCGCATTGTAAATTTGGCATATGTAGCTGTTCCTCCAAGTCCCTGGCTAACCCCAACGTCTTCTCGCAAACCTTCTGTTAAAACCGACTCTGTCAGGAGTAAAGTAACATTTGGTGATACCCCAGATCTGGGTGGATACGGATCGGAAGACGATGGGCCGTCTAGTCCTACAAAAAGATTTCTTAATGACTCTGTAAAGAGTTCCGCGCGTCGCACTGGAGACCGTGATGAGCGAG GACCACTTGAGAAGTTTACGTCTCTTATTGAGGATGTTTTTGAGGCTGAAGACACCTTGCCCTCGGAGCTTGAGGCTTCGGATCTCAACCACGAATTCTTTTCACAACTGTCAAACGATTGCACCCGACCTTGCTTGTCGTCGTCTATCATTCGCAAGTTGACGAAGTACATTGGTCATGTTGCACGGCCAACGAAAAGGCTCCGTCAAGCCGCTAACGGTGTATTGGGGACCCCTCGAGGCAAGGGTCGTATGACAGACGTGGACACACAGATACTTTCTCGTTTACTGAAGATACTTGAACGCAGTGTCAAGGCAGGTGAAGACATCGATCCTTTTGCTTATCGCGCACCACCAGTGTCAGCGAAATCTTCTCCTAAGAAACAGAGTACTAAGAAGGTATCCAAACCCAAGAAAAACGAGAGGGCTTCAAGATCGCTCACACCTAAAGGTgctgatgaggaagaagatgttgTTATGGAAGACCCAAAAGCGACTCCGGCTATTGAGCTCTCAGAGGACGATTTCGACAAGCTTACGAATTTGTTGGAAATTGCGAGAGACAGTATTCTTGCCGCTGACTGTTGTATAGCACTGCTGGGAAGTGACAGGCTCACTAAGCAG CTTTACTCGGAAGAGTTAATTACCGCCTGCCTTAACACGATCAAGAATCAACTCACCAAAATTCTTTACGCATTTGTGGAGGCGTCAGCCGAAAGCGGCCCTTCCCTGAATTCGAACCCATTGCTCATGAACATTGTCAAGAATACCACATCTAGTGCCTCTAGTCACCGTCGCCAATTAGGTGAATTGTTCCAAGCTCTTTCAGCCGTCATTCCACGGATCAACAACCTCATCAACACCGAAACTGTGGCCATGTCCGACTCAATTATAATCCAGGCCGTGTATATCGCCATTGGACCCTTCTTCGTTGTCGATGTGGGTGGCGAAGCGGATGCTAAGGGTAAGAAGGAGAACGTGATCATCAAAACGTTGGGGAAAAGTGCGATGAGAGGTTTGAGGTTGGATGCACTTGCCCTGATTCGAAGC ATCTTTGCGAACCATGAAGACCAGCGTTCATGGATCATTGAAGAAATTCTGACTTCCCTGATCAAACTCAACGACACTAAACAGAAGGCTGGCCAATTTAG ATTGAGAGATGGCAGGGCCATTCGAACGGTATCCGCTTTGTTGATGCAGCTAGTACAGACCTCTGCCCACGATGTCCGCATCGAGGCCAAAAAGATCAACAAGTCCCGTCAGAATAAATTTGCACTACGGCGTCAAGAGAGTTTTTCTGAAAGCCAGCAGCCACCGGATGAACCTTTCCTCGACGAAATTGATCAAGAG GAACTCCGATTGTATGGCTCCGGGTTAGATTCTGCTACCAAGGCTGCTAAAACAATTATTGTTTTCTTGACACAACG ATCTGGGAAAGGCAAAGCGACTAAAAATTCCAACGAAGCTGAATACCGCGCTATTTTTGACAACTTGATCGACGATCTTCTGGTTGTGCTTTTCTGGCCAGAGTGGCCGGCCGCAAGTATCATTCTCAGTATTGCCTCCAAATTTATG GTCTCGTCTCTCGATGATGTTAAGACAAGTTCTCAGACCGACAGTAATGCTGCGAAGACCATGGCGCTTGATCATCTCGGAGTCATTGCGGCTCGTATACGTACCAGCATCTTGAAGGTTCAACGCGAGCCACCGTCAAAAAAGCCTCTCAAGCCCCTTGATGAA ATTGTCTCGAATGTCGACCTCAAAAACTTGAATAGATTTTTGGAAGCGCATAAATCTGTTGCTTCGCATGTGTGCAAGAGATCTTCAGAGGACCAGGCATACGAT AGTGCACGAGAGCTAAGCGCTGCTACCCTCGGACAAGAGTTAGCGGCTGCTCTAAAACAAGTACATCGATGGCTGGAGAGTCctggagaagacgatgatTTGAACATCAAGGATCACAGCAAACTCGCAGCGTTTGGAGATAGACTGAAGCTTGCGTTGCGCGAAGTGTGGGTCGATCCTTCCAGTGACGTGTTCGATGTCGG GTCGGCAGAGGAAGTTCAACGCGTCGATAGCTTGTCGGAAGAAATTGGAACAATTCAAAGTCTTCGTAATTCTTTCAATCCCATTTTGAGTATCATAGTCATGGCTTTAGATGCACCTGCGATCTTCATGCGAACCAAGGCCCTTCGTGCTCTTGGGCAGATTGTTACAAGCGATGCATCCATTCTCGCCAAT GCTAATGTTCGTCGTGGTATCGAGAGCCATCTTCTGGACAGTTCACCCGCCGTCCGTGACGCTGCTGTTGAACTGATTGGGAAGTACATGATAGAATCTCCTGAAGTTGCAGGGGAATATTACCAGAAGATTGCTGATCGTATGGCG GATACTGGATTGAGTGTCAGGAAACGTGTCATTAAGCTTCTGAAGTCGTACTATCCTATTACTACCGATCAACGCCGCATTGAGATCGCGACGAGAATGGTCCTGCGTTTGATGGATGAGGACGACACGGTTAAAGATCTTGCTATCAAGACCATTGAAGAGCTGTGGTTCCCACCTACACCACTTCCTTCTGCTCTGAAATCGTCACGTACTGCGACAGCGCCGATCAACCCACGCGATAATAGCGCGCTTGAAAGTAAAGTCTCTGTGATCATGGGCACGTCTGCAAATTTCAAGGACCGTCAATCTCCTTTGGAGGACGTGTTGCACAAAATCATGGTGGACAAGGAAGGGAATGAGAAAACCTCGCTTCATGCTCGTTATGCAGAAATTTGTGAATCTTTGATTGATGGGTTGGTGGACGCGTCAGACCGTCCCGGTTTT ACCGTGATCAATTGCATCAGAACTGTATACCTCCTCACGTCCGCGTATCCCTCGATTTTGTCTGGCACTTCTGCTTCCACACTCCTTCCTTATCTCAAAAATGCCACGACG ACTGAGGAATTGACAACATCTGACTATCTACTGAAAATATTCCGTGTCTCGATTCCTCGTATGCCCAAGACTGCAACCAAATTTGGTCATGAACTTCAAGCAGCATTGCAGCCGATGATCATCAAACCTTCTGGAGCTGGTGGAGTACAG CTTCTGCAAGAAGCTGTTGGCTGCATGTGTACCGTTGTGGAACACCTTACTCATGACTTTGTCAGATTAGTCAACCTCCTCAAGTCTTGCAATG CTCGTCTCTTGCAATCTGTTAGGCGGCCAGCCCAAGAATTAGGCCCAGCTGAACACCGTGCTATGGTTATTCTGATCTTGATTGTCGCTTTGCTGGCAGAGAATTGTAAATTTGATACGTTGCGCAAGGAGAACACAA ACCTCGGTGCTGATCTCGATACAATATCCAAAGGGCCAATAACTGAACACATCTACAACATATTGCTTTCGTTGTACGAAAAATATGAAAGTGACTCTCTTCGTGGTCGTGTTTTGCAGTGCTTGG GTTTCTTGTTCCGCGCACAACCCACGTTGATGACGATGGAACGATCTACGCGCATCATGGACGTAATCTTTATGTCttctgaagaggaagaaaagggcCGTATGCTGAAGATTATACAAGACTTCCTCGTTTCTGAGGCTGCGAAACATGATGCACAGGAGAAAG AATCGACCAATGCTAATAATTCCAAGTCGGAAGTTGACATGGGCGAGCTGGTGGGAAACACAGAAGGCTTTGCCGATTCTGG TGTCAGCGCCGCTATCGTCCAACGTTATCTGGAGCACATTCTGGAAGCATGTCTTTCGACTCACAATCAGATTCAAAGTGTAGCAGTCGATGTCTTGACCTTTACGGTCAAGCAGGGATTAGCCCATCCTCTTCAAGCCTTCCCTATCATCGTAGCCCTCGAAACTAGCCCTATTTCGTCAATCAGCAACAGAGCAAGTGCCCTCCACACCATTCTCCATGCAAAATTCCCTACTATCGTCAACTCTCGGTACACCGTCAGTGCTCGCAAATCTTTCGATTACCAGAAGAAAATTACAACAGGTGTTGTGCATG GCTTCCGAATGCAACCGACACCTATTGCTCTTCTGCAGCGGTGGTATACCCATGTACGAGAAAAGCGTCCTGTTCGACAAGAATTTTTGAAGGCGCTGGTCAAGATTTTCCAGGAAAATCCGAATTACGAATCGTCTCAG GATGACGTTAGTTACACAAGATACATGGCCGAAAACTTTGCAACTTTCGACTACAAAACATTGGAGGAAGTTCTTACTGTGATCAAATATCTCACTAGCGTTCTTTCTACCACCGGAATGCAATTGCTTGAGATCATCTCTCCTTCCCACTTGCTTACCCATTTGCATGGTTCTTCTTCGCAACCAATTGCCACTAATCCTTCTGAACCACCGCCTACACCT GACGCAACTTCTACGGAAATTCCGCCGCCGACGGTACAAGCCGACGCAAAAGAGTATGACAGAGTCCCACTCATGCGAACTTCTGTCATCATCGCCATTGCCATGCTGCTTAAAGCTCATCTAAAAGCACTCTACTCTTTATCCGAaga CAAATGCAACAAATTTGTCATTGGGAAGAAGAGCGCCATCGGAGATAGGCCTGCTACAAAACGGCATGACGTCCCTGTTTCCTGGGATCGTCTAACATATGCTACAACTCCTCTGCTTACGACTGAAGACGCTGATATCCAACGAGTCAGG TTCCTGGAAATCTGGAATGCAGACGGGCTAACCGCTGAACCGGAAGACGAGGAATTCCTCTAA
- a CDS encoding putative ATP-dependent RNA helicase prh1 — translation MRDPSYYGLKTEKNHKRAKSIPWPDVSDDDKDKTKGNGVKRKNSIVNGSSDQSRGGQNGHKNKKRRSSVHNGDTPQSKDSAHGPSSSQSKRPHVNGSGPSTPHSAKFKAVQEQRAQLPIAKGREALIEEIRKNDVTILLGETGSGKTTQVPQYILESGLARNGMIAVTQPRKVAATSLAQRVAVEQNVSLGDLVGYAVRFDEKSSTETRIKYLTDGMIVRELMSDPLLSHYSVVIVDEAHERTLRTDLLIANLKTIQAKRNPKSDAKGKGNADASNPLKIVIMSATLDAEKFSRFYHNAKILYVKGRQHPVKIYHSAESQLDYTDAAMRTFFQIHTDQPPGDVLIFLPGQEDIESLQKSIELYARQLPRDKPEVLTCTMFAAQEHSQNNKAFAPTPPNTRKCILATNIAETSITIPGIKYVIDTGKCKEKQYLARTAGGGFDTLLTRDITKSSAMQRAGRAGREGAGVCFRLYTEDAFNNMAVAGEPEILRCSLTASILNLKCLGQNLEELDLMDKPDLETISSALKTLWLLGAIDNNQKLTAAGRQMALFPLEPQYACAVVASKEYGCTSEVLDIVSILSASSKLFVDISDQRDAVTETRRKFKHSSGDHLTVLNAVRAYREIAAAENKHARREWCRKHFLNERTFLEARDIREQLVVTCTKIGIDVNASAKDNDEPVIRSLGHGLAGNSALLQPDGTYKQTMGQTIVKVHPGSTLADKKVPAIIYDDLMYTNQIYARGVSAIPKSFFLTHALLNQKKA, via the exons atgaggGACCCATCTTATTATGGTTTAAAGACCGAAAAGAATCATAAACGGGCGAAATCTATCCCCTGGCCCGACGTgagcgacgacgacaaagatAAGACCAAAGGGAATGGTGTTAAGCGGAAAAACTCCATCGTGAATGGAAGCTCAGACCAATCTAGAGGCGGTCAAAATGGacacaagaacaagaaacgTCGCAGTTCTGTCCATAACGGCGACACACCGCAATCGAAAGATTCTGCACATGGCCCTAGCTCAAGTCAGTCGAAGCGACCGCATGTAAACGGCTCTGGACCAAGTACTCCGCACTCAGCTAAATTCAAAGCTGTACAGGAGCAACGTGCACAACTTCCTATCGCTAAAG GAAGGGAAGCTCTGATTGAAGAAATCAGAAAAAACGATGTTACTATTCTTTTGGGAGAGACAGGCTCTGGGAAGACTACCC AGGTGCCACAGTATATCCTCGAAAGTGGTCTTGCCCGAAATGGCATGATCGCAGTAACACAACCCCGCAAAGTAGCTGCGACCTCGTTGGCTCAGCGGGTGGCCGTCGAACAAAATGTGTCCCTGGGTGACCTTGTTGGATACGCGGTTCGATTTGACGAGAAATCCTCAACCGAGACGAGGATCAAGTATCTCACGGACGGAATGATCGTTCGAGAACTCATGTCAGACCCTCTCCTCAGCCACTACAGTGTCGTCATTGTCGATGAGGCCCACGAAAGAACCCTACGAACAGATCTGCTCATTGCGAATCTCAAGACAATACAGGCGAAAAGGAATCCCAAGAGTGATGCTAAAGGGAAGGGCAATGCGGATGCCTCAAATCCCTTGAAAATAGTCATCATGAGTGCTACTCTAGACGCAGAGAAGTTCAGTAGGTTCTACCACAA TGCAAAAATTCTCTACGTTAAGGGTCGACAGCATCCCGTCAAAATCTACCACTCAGCGGAGAGTCAGCTTGATTACACTGACGCTGCTATGCGGACATTCTTCCAAATACATACCGATCAACCCCCAGGAGATGTTCTCATATTCTTGCCTGGACAAGAAGATATCGAGAGTCTCCAAAAGTCAATAGAGCTTTACGCCAGACAGCTTCCTAGAGACAAACCCGAG GTTTTAACATGTACAATGTTTGCTGCTCAAGAACATTCTCAAAATAATAAAGCCTTTGCACCGACACCACCAAATACCCGTAAATGTATTCTAGCTACGAACATAGCAGAAACCTCTATTACTATTCCTGGCATCAAATATGTTATTGACACTGGAAAATGTAAAGAAAAGCAATACCTTGCACGAACAGCTGGTGGTG GTTTTGATACCCTGTTAACGAGAGATATTACCAAGTCATCTGCGATGCAACGGGCGGGTCGCGCTGGTCGCGAG GGCGCCGGAGTATGTTTCCGACTGTACACAGAAGACGCATTCAACAACATGGCTGTCGCAGGAGAACCTGAAATCTTGCGTTGCAGTCTCACTGCAAGTATTCTCAACTTGAAGTGCCTAGGGCAGAATCTGGAAGAGCTCGATCTCATGGATAAACCTGATCTCGAAACAA TTTCCTCTGCCCTCAAAACACTATGGCTGCTCGGGGCCATTGACAATAATCAAAAGCTGACGGCAGCCGGCCGCCAGATGGCCCTGTTCCCCCTGGAGCCACAGTACGCATGCGCCGTTGTGGCATCGAAGGAATACGGCTGCACCTCTGAAGTGCTCGACATCGTCTCCATCTTATCCGCATCATCAAAACTATTCGTCGACATCAGCGACCAGCGAGACGCAGTCACCGAGACACGGCGAAAGTTCAAGCATTCCAGCGGCGACCACCTCACAGTCCTGAACGCTGTCCGTGCATACCGTGAAATTGCCGCAGCGGAGAACAAGCACGCGAGGAGGGAGTGGTGCCGAAAGCACTTTTTGAACGAGCGGACGTTCCTGGAGGCGAGGGATATCCGCGAGCAGCTCGTGGTGACGTGTACCAAGATCGGGATCGATGTAAACGCGTCGGCGAAAGACAATGATGAACCTGTGATTAGAAGCTTGGGACATGGTTTGGCTGGGAACTCTGCACTCCTTCAGCCTGATGGGACCTATAAGCAAACCATGGGGCAAACT ATTGTCAAGGTTCACCCCGGTTCCACATTGGCCGACAAAAAAGTACCAGCTATCATTTACGATGATTTA ATGTATACCAATCAGATATATGCCCGTGGTGTATCTGCGATTCCGAAGAGTTTCTTCTTAACTCATGCCCTCCTCAACCAGAAGAAGGCCTGA
- a CDS encoding RNA polymerase II-associated protein 3 produces MPDPKAIAFKEKGNASFKAGDYPSAIGHYTSAILADRTDLTFPLNRAAAYLKLGKFEDTERDCNTVLTLSAPKTNVKALFRRGQARVGMGNLLEAQKDFSDVLLQEPSNASAAEELKNLAVLIQKEKAKKSKSNAPVSVPTSSTPASNGTPVKRRRVPIRIVGDTADIKPSVTSATATPSTSSKVASTSTATTTPISDPTTSKIPPSESKTIKTSSNGTTDTLQAVSSRSLKSPQPPAPSTTSATPGSPPPAPTTQPQPQPVKPKPDSFKDAKLARDSKNATSNTKPPTARVGGGIFRASGENTIFPTRGNAPTPNTSSAPKDVQMDTTPPPPVATPTPVAPPAPMVVSSPPPKPPSTLFEFSKAWYGIKDPWERWALMNTIPPSSLPELCKTSLEPSLLVSILDVFLTVLGTSNNLHKQTIHAYMDNMTRIPRFSTVVLFLSKPEKEVAREVWKALGVDRPEGVWKGVV; encoded by the exons ATGCCCGACCCCAAGGCCATAGCCTTCAAAGAAAAG GGAAATGCTTCATTTAAAGCAGGAGATTATCCCAGTGCAATTGGGCACTACACATCCGCAATCCTCGCTGACCGAACCGATTTAACATTTCCTCTGAATCGTGCCGCCGCGTATCTCAAGCTAGGCAA ATTTGAAGACACCGAACGAGATTGCAATACCGTATTGACCCTTTCTGCCCCAAAAACCAATGTCAAAGCTCTCTTTAGAAGAGGACAAGCTCGTGTCGGAATGGGAAACTTGCTGGAGGCGCAGAAAG ATTTCTCTGATGTTCTCTTGCAAGAACCCTCAAATGCATCTGCTGCAGAAGAGCTCAAAAATCTTGCTGTTTTgattcaaaaagaaaaggcaaaG AAATCGAAATCTAATGCCCCCGTGTCCGTCCCCACGTCTTCAACACCAGCATCAAATGGTACACCAGTGAAACGGCGCCGTGTACCCATTCGCATCGTGGGTGATACCGCTGATATCAAACCTAGTGTAACATCCGCGACCGCGACGCCATCGACTTCTTCAAAAGTTGCTTCTACTTCAACCGCCACTACTACCCCCATTTCTGACCCCACAACTTCCAAAATCCCGCCATCCGAGAGCAAGACTATAAAGACTTCATCCAATGGAACAACTGATACACTCCAAGCGGTGTCATCACGTTCTCTAAAatcaccacaaccaccagcTCCATCGACCACATCAGCTACACCAGGATCTCCGCCGCCAGCGCCTACAACCCAACCACAACCCCAACCCGTCAAACCTAAACCCGACTCGTTCAAAGACGCTAAACTCGCGCGCGACTCCAAGAACGCGACCTCGAACACCAAGCCACCGACAGCAAGAGTCGGAGGGGGTATATTCCGCGCGTCAGGCGAGAATACAATTTTCCCTACGCGCGGCAATGCCCCGACGCCTAATACATCTAGTGCACCAAAGGATGTGCAGATGGATACgacgcctcctcctccagtgGCTACGCCTACGCCCGTAGCTCCCCCAGCGCCCATGGTGGTATCATCCCCACCACCAAAACCTCCATCTACATTATTTGAATTCTCCAAAGCGTGGTATGGGATCAAGGATCCTTGGGAACGATGGGCATTAATGAAC ACCATCCCCCCTTCCTCCCTCCCAGAACTCTGCAAAACATCCCTCGAGCCCTCGCTTCTCGTGTCTATCCTCGACGTCTTCCTCACCGTCCTCGGCACCTCTAACAACCTCCATAAACAGACTATCCATGCGTACATGGACAACATGACGCGCATCCCGCGATTCAGCACCGTCGTGCTGTTCTTGAGCAAGCCGGAGAAGGAGGTCGCGAGAGAAGTTTGGAAAGCATTGGGTGTCGATCGGCCTGAGGGCGTGTGGAAAGGTGTTGTGTAG
- a CDS encoding Proline/serine-rich protein C17A5.10, with translation MASTATPQSYPSPPPSFNGGVSPPAASTAPHRPSDNALDANDLEEPPPYTASPSVYSGETTLEQGPSRPFQPAPRPPAQQRPYLTPQATGTSSFSTSASSVNRSAGSVLHQLTTSLTNSVNAAMNSLNTPPPPPRPVSQQSWASYPGRQPQQQHSLAPPAPSQSAQSYRPPGGPPPLHPSSTISRRSSEFARDFYAAGAVDESSVNANATGTYMPPPGSPPQNLPQRPSNISTASTSSAASSTPNDGRPTNHPSIGHPLLKDGKLLVYPKGFECPKCHNIGYKDADPLRPCKKCWSKYAKPFTGPLVYSFSPPSPTSPNTAAQNLQRPLPHPPPPKPPPIPPAISFNAPPAHFAPGGYMTNHHGGFTTPPTGVHPWQTRLGAGIPRPPNGSGAVVYSAGDPRIGGRLCWRCDGKGNTSFMLLDRITCPVCGGIGRTFQ, from the exons ATGGCGTCCACCGCTACTCCCCAGAGTTatccctctcctccaccgaGTTTCAACGGAGGAGTGTCGCCCCCAGCAGCATCTACAGCACCTCACAGACCATCAGACAATGCTCTCGATGCTAATGACCTCGAAGAACCACCGCCGTATACCGCTAGTCCCTCGGTGTACTCTGGAGAAACAACATTAGAACAAGGTCCTTCAAGACCTTTCCAACCGGCTCCTAGGCCACCAGCACAACAAAGGCCATATCTGACACCTCAGGCAACGGGCACCTCGTCTTTCTCGACATCTGCGTCTTCAGTGAATCGCTCTGCCGGATCTGTTCTACATCAACTTACAACCTCACTCACCAACTCTGTCAACGCTGCCATGAACAGTCTCAAtacacctcctcctcctcctcgtcctgtATCGCAGCAATCATGGGCGTCTTACCCTGGCCGACAGCCGCAGCAACAACATTCATTGGCTCCACCAGCACCATCTCAGTCAGCTCAGAGCTATCGACCGCCTGGAGGGCCACCACCCTTGCACCCTTCTTCCACTATATCTCGACGGTCGTCCGAGTTTGCGCGTGATTTCTACGCCGCAGGCGCTGTTGATGAATCAAGTGTTAATGCGAATGCAACTGGAACGTACATGCCGCCACCCGGGTCTCCACCTCAGAACCTACCACAGCGTCCAAGTAATATCAGCACAGCGTCCACATCTTCTGCTGCATCATCTACGCCAAATGATGGTCGACCCACAAATCATCCTTCGATCGGACACCCATTGCTAAAGGATGGGAAATTGCTCGTGTATCCCAAAGGCTTCGAATGCCCAAAAT GCCATAACATAGGATATAAAGACGCCGACCCACTGCGCCCATGCAAGAAATGCTGGTCTAAATACGCAAAACCATTTACCGGGCCGCTCGTTTACTCCTTttcgcctccttctcccactTCCCCCAATACAGCTGCGCAGAACCTCCAACGTCCTTTGCCTCACCCACCGCCGCCCAAACCGCCTCCGATTCCACCAGCCATATCGTTTAACGCGCCGCCTGCACACTTCGCTCCCGGTGGGTATATGACCAATCACCACGGTGGATTCACGACACCGCCGACTGGTGTTCACCCATGGCAGACTAGGCTTGGGGCAGGCATCCCTAGACCCCCGAATGGGTCTGGAGCTGTTGTATATTCTGCGGGAGACCCAAGGATTGGAGGGAGGCTGTGTTGGAGGTGCGACGGGAAGGGCAACACGAGTTTCATGCTTCTGGATAGAATAACATGTCCTGTTTGCGGAGGTATTGGCAGGACGTTCCAGTGA